One uncultured Carboxylicivirga sp. genomic window, CGATTTAGTAAAGATTTTAGGAAATGGTGAGTTAAAAGCCAAATTGGAAGTAAAAGCTCATGCATTCTCAAAGTCAGCTGTCGAAGCTATCGAAGCTGCTCAAGGAACCGTAGTAAAATTGTAATTGAATGAAACTATTCGAAACCATCCGCAACATCTGGAAAATTGAGGAGTTAAAATCCCGAATCCTGACAACATTAGTGTATTTATTAATTTACCGTTTGGGTTCCTTTGTGGTTCTTCCAGGGATTGATCCTACTGAATTATCCGCTCTTAAAGATCAAACTAGAGACGGAGTACTTGGACTTCTTGATATGTTTTCTGGAGGTGCATTTTCTAATGCTTCAATTTTTGCATTAGGAATTATGCCTTACATCTCTGCTTCTATCGTAATTCAATTAATGGGTATAGCAGTACCTTATTTTCAACGTTTACAACGCGAAGGCGAAAGTGGACGAAGAAAAATTAATCAGATTACACGATACCTTACTGTTGTGATTTTGCTTGTTCAGGGTCCTGGTTTTATTGCCAACCTTAGAGCTCAATCTGCCAGTGCCATAGTAGAGGATGGATTCGGATTCTTTGCAACCAGTATTATTATTTTAACTGCAGGAACAATGTTCGTAATGTGGTTAGGAGAACGTATTACTGATAAAGGAATTGGAAACGGTATTTCATTGATCATCATGATCGGTATTATTGCCCGTCTTCCACAGAACCTGATTGCAGAATTCGTATCGCGTTTAGAAGCTTCAAGCGGTAGCGGTGGTTTGGTGATGTTGCTAATAGAATTTGTTGTATTGTTCTTTGTATTTGCCGGTACAATTTTATTGGTTCAGGGTACTCGTCGTATTCCTGTTCAGTATGCCAAAAGAATTGTAGGTAATAAGCAATACGGCGGAGTTCGTCAATATATTCCGTTAAAGGTAAATGCAGCTGGTGTGATGCCTATCATTTTTGCACAGGCTATCATGTTTATTCCGGTAACTTTTGCAGGTTTCGTAGATAGCGAAGCAGCAACCGGATTTGCAGCTATTTTTGCCAACTTTACCGGATTTTGGTATAACTTGATTTTTGCATTAATGATTATTGCTTTCACTTATTTCTACACTGCAATAACTATTAATCCTACGCAAATGGCAGAAGATATGAAACGCAATGGTGGATTTATCCCTGGTATTAAGCCTGGAAGAAAAACCGTTGAGTTCCTGGATTCAGTAATGTCAAAAATTACTCTTCCTGGTTCAGTATTGCTAGCCATTGTAGCTATCTTACCTGCTTTCGCAATGATGGCAGGTGTTGATCAGGGATTTGCTCATTTTTACGGAGGTACATCACTACTAATCCTGGTTGGTGTAGTTCTTGATACTTTGCAGCAGATCGAAAGTCATTTGTTGATGAGACATTATGACGGATTGACTAAGACGGGTAGGATTATGGGTAGAAGTTCTGGTGGAGCTGCCATTTATTAATGCAGAATTACGATCATTCAAATGATTTATTTAAAGACTGACGAAGAAATAGAGTTAATGCGTGAAAGCAACATGATTGTTGCGAAAACGCTTGGTGAGATAGCGAAGGTAATCAAGCCAGGAGTTTCTACGTTAGAACTAGATAAAATAGCGGAGACCTTCATTAGGGATAATGGAGGTACTCCTGCCTTTTTAAATTACCAGGGATTTCCTAATACGCTTTGTACCTCGGTTAATGACCAGGTTGTACACGGAATTCCTAACAACAAACCTTTAATGGAAGGTGACGTTGTTTCGGTTGATTGTGGAGCCCTTAAAAACGGTTTCTTTGGTGATTCTGCTTATACTTTTATGGTTGGCAATGTTGACCCTGAAGTAAAAGCACTTTTAGAAGCAACTAAAGCATCGTTGTATAAGGGTATTGAACAGGCATTAGAGAATAACCGTCTGGGTGATGTTGGATATGCTATTCAAAAATACACTGAAGATTTAGGTTATTCTGTAGTTCGTGAAATGGTGGGCCATGGTATTGGTCAGAATTTACACGAAGCACCTGAAGTTCCCAATTATGGCCGAAAGGGTAATGGAACCAAATTAAAAGCAGGTATGGTGATTGCCATCGAACCAATGATCAATATGGGCAAGCGTCAAATTGTTCAGGAAAACGATGGATGGACCATCAGAACTGCCGATAAAAAGGTTTCTGCTCATTATGAACATACTGTAGCAATAAGAAAAGGTGAAGCTGATGTACTTTCTAGTTTTAAATTTGTAGAAGAAGTATTAACTTTGCGGTCTGAAAAATAAAAAGTTATATAATTATGGCGAAACAAGCGTCGATAGAACAAGACGGTACAATCATTGAAGCCTTATCCAATGCCATGTTTAGAGTGGAATTGGAGAACGGACATATCATTACTGCA contains:
- the secY gene encoding preprotein translocase subunit SecY, encoding MKLFETIRNIWKIEELKSRILTTLVYLLIYRLGSFVVLPGIDPTELSALKDQTRDGVLGLLDMFSGGAFSNASIFALGIMPYISASIVIQLMGIAVPYFQRLQREGESGRRKINQITRYLTVVILLVQGPGFIANLRAQSASAIVEDGFGFFATSIIILTAGTMFVMWLGERITDKGIGNGISLIIMIGIIARLPQNLIAEFVSRLEASSGSGGLVMLLIEFVVLFFVFAGTILLVQGTRRIPVQYAKRIVGNKQYGGVRQYIPLKVNAAGVMPIIFAQAIMFIPVTFAGFVDSEAATGFAAIFANFTGFWYNLIFALMIIAFTYFYTAITINPTQMAEDMKRNGGFIPGIKPGRKTVEFLDSVMSKITLPGSVLLAIVAILPAFAMMAGVDQGFAHFYGGTSLLILVGVVLDTLQQIESHLLMRHYDGLTKTGRIMGRSSGGAAIY
- the map gene encoding type I methionyl aminopeptidase; amino-acid sequence: MIYLKTDEEIELMRESNMIVAKTLGEIAKVIKPGVSTLELDKIAETFIRDNGGTPAFLNYQGFPNTLCTSVNDQVVHGIPNNKPLMEGDVVSVDCGALKNGFFGDSAYTFMVGNVDPEVKALLEATKASLYKGIEQALENNRLGDVGYAIQKYTEDLGYSVVREMVGHGIGQNLHEAPEVPNYGRKGNGTKLKAGMVIAIEPMINMGKRQIVQENDGWTIRTADKKVSAHYEHTVAIRKGEADVLSSFKFVEEVLTLRSEK